In Acidisarcina polymorpha, the DNA window CCCAGCCAAGGCACCCGCTCGCCCGGCTTGGATACCCGGCATCTCGCTTCTATCAGCAACGGTTTGCGACTGATTCCATGCGAGTCATGAAGATGGCATTGTCCAGAACGAACAACTTGCCATGAAGATGCCACTTCGGGGGAAACGATGAATCTGCAGGCGCAGTGGCTGCCCCGCTCCGTGCAGTCTCTCCGGGAATATACCCCGGACAAATTAGTACAGGACCTGATCGCGGGAATTACGGTTGGGCTCGTTGCCTTGCCTCTCGCGATGGCATTCGCTATTGCTTCCGGGGTGCCTCCGCAGGCAGGCATCTATACCGCCGTCGTCGCCGGGTTTCTGATTTCCGCCCTCGGCGGTTCACGAACGCAGATTGGAGGCCCGACTGGGGCCTTCGTCGTCATCGTTGCCGGGATCGTGGCGAAGTTCGGCACCTCGGGGCTCGCTCTGGTCGGAATGATGGCGGGCGTGCTGCTGGTCATTATGGGACTAACCGGCCTGGGAACAGCGGTCAAGTTCATCCCTCGACCCGTGATCATCGGCTTCACCAATGGCATTGCGCTGCTGATTGCCTCGACCCAGATCAAAGATTTTCTCGGGTTGAAGACGCCGCCGGTGCCGAGCGAATTCCTGGAGCGCATGACGATGCTGGCAAAGCACATCCAGACGATACGGTGGCAAACCTTTCTGCTTGGCGCATTGTCGCTGGCTATCATTCTGCTTTGGCCGCGGGTCACAAGACGATTTCCGGGGACGATCGTGGCGCTGCTGCTTGCGACCCTGGCAACGTCGCTCTTCCATCTTCAAGTTGAAACAATCGGCAGCAAATTTGGTGGTATTCCGCAAGGTTTCCCGCATTTTGAATTGCCGCAGTTCCACGCGGCCCATGTTCTGCCGCTGCTACCGTCGGTGTTCACGGTGGCGCTGCTGGCTGCGGTCGAGAGTTTGCTTTCCGCGGTCGTCGCCGATGGCATGAGTGGTGATCGGCACAACAGCAATGTTGAACTCACCGCGCAAGGGATCGCCAACATCGTTTCGCCACTCTTCGGTGGCATTCCTGCAACCGGTGCGATTGCCAGGACGGCAACCAACATACGCTCCGGCGCGCGAACTCCGGTTGCGGGGATGGTGCATGCTCTGACCTTGCTCATGGTGTTGCTGGTGGCTGCGCCGCTGGCGAAGTTCGTACCGCTCGCAACGCTGGCGTCGGTACTCTTTGTCGTCGCGTACAGTATGGGCGAATGGCGGGAGATCGGCGGTATCCTGCGTCTCTCCAAGACCGATATCGTGGTCTGGTTTTCCACTTTCGCATTGACCGTCTTCACCGATCTCACGGTCGCTGTGGGCGTTGGGATGGCGCTGGCGGCGTTGCTCTATATTCAAAGGGTCGCGGCAACCACTTCCGTCGAGGCGGTCACAGCGGACTACGTTCGCGATGGCATGCCGCACGTGCTGCAGGACAAGGAAATTCCCGACAACGTTACGATTCTGCGTATTCACGGGCCATTTTTGTTCGGCACGACCGACAAGCTCGCCGATATTGCACGGGACCTGACAATCTTTGCTCCGGTGGTGATCGTTCGTCTACGCAACATGACAGCTATCGATGCCACCGGGGTTCATGCGTTGGAGCAGTTTGCGGAGCGGCTGCGGATGGCGGACAAGACCCTGGTCTTCTGCGGCGCCCGCGATCAGCCGCGCAAACTGTTGTTGCGCACTGAGTTCTTGAAGAGCATCGGGCCCGAGAACTTCCTGCCGCATGTGCAGGCCGCGCTGGTGCGCGCCCGGGAGATCAATGAAGGCTTTGGGAGCGTGGGCCGGGAGATGGCAGTTGAGCTGGAGGCCGGCCCACTGTGATGCCGGACCACTGTGATATAGCATCCAATCTGCTCGACGCGCCTGCGCCGGAGCGACCGATCGGCATGCAGAGAAGGCCAGTTCCCTTCCCAGCCATTGCTGAAGATGGCACCGCATGGTCGGCGAAGGGGTCTTCCTGCTAGCCTATAAGTATGAAATTCGGCGTGCTTGTCTTTCCCGGTTCGAACTGCGACCACGATGCCTTTAACGTGATCGCGGAGATAGCCCGTCAGCCGGTGACTCTGCTCTGGCACGACTCCCCTGAACTAGAAAGCTGCGATGCCATTGTGGTTCCTGGCGGCTTTGCTTATGGGGATTATCTCCGTACCGGAGCCATTGCTCGATTTTCACCGGTGATGCAGTCAGTCAAGAAGTTCGCCGCCGATGGCGGCCTCGTCCTGGGCATTTGCAATGGCTTCCAAATCCTATGTGAAGCCGGGCTCCTGCCCGGCGCCCTGATGCGCAATGCCGGGCTGAAGTACATCTGCAAGCAGGTCCATCTGCGAACCGAGACGGTCGCCAGCCCATTTACCCAGAACCTGAAGAAAGGCCGGGTATTGCAGATTCCCATTGGTCACATGGAGGGGAACTACTTCTGCGATCGCGAGACGCTGGCCACGCTTAAGGATGAGGATCGCATCGCCTTTCGTTACTCCGAACCGGATGGCAAAATCACCGCGTCAGCTAACCCGAATGGTTCCCTTGAAAATATTGCCGGCATTCTCAACGAGGGACGCAATGTGCTTGGAATGATGCCGCATCCGGACCGCTCCAGCGAAAAGCTGCTTGGCTCAGCCGACGGCTATCTTCTCTTCGAATCGATGGTCAACGCTTTAGGAGTTTCCGCGTAATCGCCTACGCCAATCATGATCGACATTCATCATCACCTCCTATACGGACTCGACGATGGTCCTAGAGATCTCGAGACATCGTGCGCCATGGTCGACGCCGCCGTTGCCAACGGTTTCACTCACGTTGTAGCGACACCCCATGCCAATGACCGCTGGGCCTTTACGCCCGAGATCAACCGGGAACGTCTGGCGGAGATTGAAGCCTATGCGGCCGGCCGGCTTACCCTTGGCCTCGGCTGCGATTTCCATCTCTCCTACGATAATATCCAGGATCAGTTCAAGAACCCGGCGAAGTACACCATTAACGGCCTGCAATATCTACTGGTGGAGTTTCCCGACTATGGCATACAGCCGGGCATTGCCGAAACACTTTACGAATTTGTCGCCAGCGGTGTCATTCCGATCATTACGCATCCCGAGCGCAATGCAACTTTGCAGGCAAAGCCCGAGATGATGGCCGAATGGATTCGCACCGGCTGCATTGTCCAGGTGACGGCCGGCTCCTTGCTCGGCCGGTTTGGTCCTCGCGCCCAGGCCCTTAGTCACTCGTTGCTGAGACACAATTGGGTCACTCTTCTCGCCAGCGACGCGCACAACCTCAGTTCGCGTCCGCCGAACCTTGGCGACGGGCATGCCTCGCTGGCCAAGGATTATGGCCAGGAGATCGCCGACCGCCTTTGCATTCATAACCCTCACGCTGTCTTCTATGGGAAGACGCTGCCGCCCCAACCGGATCCGCTCGAGTTCGGTGATGAGTCGGAAGGAAGAAACAAGAGCTTGCTATCGCGAATCTTCTCGCGCTAGGGCATTCCACTTAGGCTGAACCGGCAAATACCGCTAGGGGTTTTGTGCTAGATGGAGCCCGGAGATCTCAGACTAGCCACGATCCAGGGAGAGACAATGGCTTCTCGCCATGCAACAAACCACCTCGGGCGGGGTGATCTTGCATGTTTGTACATTGTCCAGGCGTCCAAACACTGTCAAACCTGAGAGTATTTGCCAGAGAGTGTTTGGAAGATCTTCTGCTCTAGAGCCCCAGCCCTCCATCCACTCCAAGGATTTGCCCGGTGATGAAGTGGGGCCCGGTGGCGAAGAAAAGCACGGCTTCGGCCACATCCTGAGGAGTTCCGTTCCGGCGCATCGGCGTTTTATGCGCAAAGTGCTCGTATTCTGCCGAGGCTTCGCCGTTGGTGACGATCATTCCCGGAGCGACACAGTTCACGCTGATCTCGGGCGCGAAGGCCTTTGACATCGTCTCTGTCAGCATGTGCAACGCCGCCTTCGAGGTGCAATAGTGACCGTGCGTCGGCCAGGGATGCACTCCGCCGAGCGAGCCAATATTGATGATCCTGCCGTGAGTCGCCTTGAGATGAGGATAGGCTGACTGCGAAGTCAAGAATGGAGCACGGGTGTTGGTTTCGAACATGGCATCCCATTGCTCGACGCTGATCGACTCCATGGCCGCGGTTTCGAAGATGCCGGCGTTGTTTACTAGAAGATCGAGCCTACCAAAATCGTTAGCGACGGCTTGGACCGTCTCTCGGATGCTTTCCGGGGACCGCAGGTCGCACCAGTAACTCTTCGCCGCCACTCCGAAGGCGCGCAGATCGGCGACGGTGCGCTCCGCGTCGTTTTCTGACTCGCGGTAAGTTATCGCTACACTGGCCTTGGCCTCGGCCAATGAAAGGGCGAGAACTCTGCCAATTCGCTTGGCCGCGCCGGTCACCAGCGCAACGTGATCTATCAAGGATTCCATCTATCGATTCTAGAGGGTTTTCGCTTCCAGTCTGTAGAGCCAGGACCTGCGAGGTGTGGCTTTTCTCGGGGGAAGCCACGAAATGACCATGCCCTGGTTGCACCGGGATTGAAAATGCTCCAGTCGGTAAGGCTGTTTCTCTCAGAATGCTACGCCACCACTAGAGATGTATGAATCCGCGGCGAATGCCGATAGCCACTGCTTCGGTGCGATCGCTCGCTCCAAGCTTTTCCATGATGTGCTTGACATGGCCCTTGACGGTCTCTTCAGAGATGAAGAGAAGAGCCGCGATGTCTCCGTTCCGGTTTCCTCCAGCGATCTTTTGGAGAACTTCCACTTCGCGTTTGCTTAAAGTATCCTCGCCGAGATGGTCCGCGAGATGGGCTGCGATCTCCGGTGGAATGTACTTCTTGCCAGCATGAACTCTGCGGATCGTCTCCACCAGTTGTTTCCGCGGCATGGTCTTCAGCATATAGCCTTGAGCGCCGGCCTGGAGCGCACGCTGAATCTCGACATCTCCTTCAAACGTGGTCAGCATGATGATGCGCGCCTCGGAAAACTCGGTGCGAATCGCGATCATCGCATCGATGCCTCCAATGTCGGGCAGCCGGAGATCCATAAGCGTAATATCCGGCCGATGGTCCCGGTACCCCTGGATCGCCTCGCGGCCGCAGGATGCCTCTGCCACCAGCTCCATATCCGGCTCATTTCGAATGATTGCCGCAATCCCCTCTCTCATGAGAGGGTGATCATCGACACTCAAGATTCGGATATGGGCCGGATCTCTCATCCATCCTCTTGTTGACTGAGTGTTCATTCTACTTCCACGTCAGTCATGTCTGGCAAGCACGATAATGAGTCAACAGGCCATTGGCGTTTTTCCGCATCACGCGGCAGCAGTTACGCAGATCGAAGGCAGCACCGGCTCAGCAGCACCGGCTCATAGGAGAAGTGCTCAGGCCGTAACGCTCTCACCGACGCTGGTCCAAACGCCTCCGGCAGCGTTGCTTCGAAGCATGGCTTCGATAATGCAGCAAACTCGATGCCCATTCGCGAAGTCGCATACCGTTGGCGCTTTGGCTGCCGGATCGGCGCCGGCGCGGACCCAGTCGTAGGCGTCGGCAATCACGTTGCGGAAGGCGTCTGCCCAGCTTTCCTGATGGCCTCCAGGCAGGTGTGCATAGGATTTTGCCTCGCCGCTCATCAGGGCAGGATCTTTCATCAGAACGCAATTCGGGCCGTCGAAGGAGCCGATCCAGAGCTCGTTCTGGAGCTCCTGCTCCCAGCGGAGCGATTTTCTACGGCCGTTCAACTCCAATTGTAGGTCGTTTTTGTGCCCGGGAAGCACCTGACCCACCTTCAAGGTACCGCGCGCGCCATCACTGAAGCGGAGGAGCACGCTGCCGGTGTCCTCGCTGCCGATCTCGATGGCTTTCGCCTCCCCGCTGCTGGCTTTGCTGAAAGCTTCGGACGACCCGCCTGCATAGCGCGTCTTCACGACGGTGGTCAGATCGGCGAGTACAGACTCGATGCGCAGACCACTGATGTGCTCGGTCAGGTCGCACCAATGGGATCCTATATCGGCAAGCGCTGAACTTACGCCACCTTTGGCCGGATCAAGCCGCCAGGAGTAAGCGTGGTCGTCGGTGAGCCAATCCTGCAGGTATTGCCCGTGCAGATACACGATCGGGCCGAGTTCGCCGGCGGCCACCATCTGGCGAGCCTGCTGCACCAGAGGATTACCGCGATAGTTGAAGGTCACCGCATTGACGATCCCGGCGGCCTCAGCGGCATCTCGCAACGCGGCGCATTCCTGACTGGTTAACGCTAAGGGCTTATCGGAGATCACATGCTTGCCCGCCTGGATGGCTGCCATACTGACGGGAAAATGGAGGTAGCTGGGCGTTGTATTGTGAACGACTTCAATCCTTGAATCGGCGATCAACTCTTCGAAGCTGCCGTAGGCCGTATCGACCTTCAGTTCAGCCGCTTTGCGTTGGGTGGAAGCAGCGCTCGAACCGGCGATAGCGATGACCTCCACATCGCCGAGCCGGCGCACCGCATCGATGTGATGGGCCGCAATGAACCCCGGGCCGACTAGGCCCATTCCGATCTTCTTCAACGGTTATCTCCTCAACTGTGCTGTAAAGCCAGCGTT includes these proteins:
- a CDS encoding SulP family inorganic anion transporter; protein product: MNLQAQWLPRSVQSLREYTPDKLVQDLIAGITVGLVALPLAMAFAIASGVPPQAGIYTAVVAGFLISALGGSRTQIGGPTGAFVVIVAGIVAKFGTSGLALVGMMAGVLLVIMGLTGLGTAVKFIPRPVIIGFTNGIALLIASTQIKDFLGLKTPPVPSEFLERMTMLAKHIQTIRWQTFLLGALSLAIILLWPRVTRRFPGTIVALLLATLATSLFHLQVETIGSKFGGIPQGFPHFELPQFHAAHVLPLLPSVFTVALLAAVESLLSAVVADGMSGDRHNSNVELTAQGIANIVSPLFGGIPATGAIARTATNIRSGARTPVAGMVHALTLLMVLLVAAPLAKFVPLATLASVLFVVAYSMGEWREIGGILRLSKTDIVVWFSTFALTVFTDLTVAVGVGMALAALLYIQRVAATTSVEAVTADYVRDGMPHVLQDKEIPDNVTILRIHGPFLFGTTDKLADIARDLTIFAPVVIVRLRNMTAIDATGVHALEQFAERLRMADKTLVFCGARDQPRKLLLRTEFLKSIGPENFLPHVQAALVRAREINEGFGSVGREMAVELEAGPL
- the purQ gene encoding phosphoribosylformylglycinamidine synthase subunit PurQ yields the protein MKFGVLVFPGSNCDHDAFNVIAEIARQPVTLLWHDSPELESCDAIVVPGGFAYGDYLRTGAIARFSPVMQSVKKFAADGGLVLGICNGFQILCEAGLLPGALMRNAGLKYICKQVHLRTETVASPFTQNLKKGRVLQIPIGHMEGNYFCDRETLATLKDEDRIAFRYSEPDGKITASANPNGSLENIAGILNEGRNVLGMMPHPDRSSEKLLGSADGYLLFESMVNALGVSA
- a CDS encoding tyrosine-protein phosphatase; its protein translation is MIDIHHHLLYGLDDGPRDLETSCAMVDAAVANGFTHVVATPHANDRWAFTPEINRERLAEIEAYAAGRLTLGLGCDFHLSYDNIQDQFKNPAKYTINGLQYLLVEFPDYGIQPGIAETLYEFVASGVIPIITHPERNATLQAKPEMMAEWIRTGCIVQVTAGSLLGRFGPRAQALSHSLLRHNWVTLLASDAHNLSSRPPNLGDGHASLAKDYGQEIADRLCIHNPHAVFYGKTLPPQPDPLEFGDESEGRNKSLLSRIFSR
- a CDS encoding SDR family NAD(P)-dependent oxidoreductase — encoded protein: MESLIDHVALVTGAAKRIGRVLALSLAEAKASVAITYRESENDAERTVADLRAFGVAAKSYWCDLRSPESIRETVQAVANDFGRLDLLVNNAGIFETAAMESISVEQWDAMFETNTRAPFLTSQSAYPHLKATHGRIINIGSLGGVHPWPTHGHYCTSKAALHMLTETMSKAFAPEISVNCVAPGMIVTNGEASAEYEHFAHKTPMRRNGTPQDVAEAVLFFATGPHFITGQILGVDGGLGL
- a CDS encoding response regulator; the protein is MRDPAHIRILSVDDHPLMREGIAAIIRNEPDMELVAEASCGREAIQGYRDHRPDITLMDLRLPDIGGIDAMIAIRTEFSEARIIMLTTFEGDVEIQRALQAGAQGYMLKTMPRKQLVETIRRVHAGKKYIPPEIAAHLADHLGEDTLSKREVEVLQKIAGGNRNGDIAALLFISEETVKGHVKHIMEKLGASDRTEAVAIGIRRGFIHL
- a CDS encoding Gfo/Idh/MocA family protein codes for the protein MKKIGMGLVGPGFIAAHHIDAVRRLGDVEVIAIAGSSAASTQRKAAELKVDTAYGSFEELIADSRIEVVHNTTPSYLHFPVSMAAIQAGKHVISDKPLALTSQECAALRDAAEAAGIVNAVTFNYRGNPLVQQARQMVAAGELGPIVYLHGQYLQDWLTDDHAYSWRLDPAKGGVSSALADIGSHWCDLTEHISGLRIESVLADLTTVVKTRYAGGSSEAFSKASSGEAKAIEIGSEDTGSVLLRFSDGARGTLKVGQVLPGHKNDLQLELNGRRKSLRWEQELQNELWIGSFDGPNCVLMKDPALMSGEAKSYAHLPGGHQESWADAFRNVIADAYDWVRAGADPAAKAPTVCDFANGHRVCCIIEAMLRSNAAGGVWTSVGESVTA